From a region of the Mucilaginibacter auburnensis genome:
- the pfkA gene encoding 6-phosphofructokinase: protein MAKIKKIGVFTSGSDSPGMNAAIRAVVRTAVLYDLEVVGIRRGYEGMIQGDFTPMNRKSVSNIIQRGGTILKAGRSEEFKTPAGRKKAFEQLKSQNIDGLVALGGNGTFIGAKDLGREYDMPIIGVPCTIDNDLLGTDFTVGYDTAINTAIEAIDKIRDTAESHDRLFIVEVMGSDSGLIALRVGIAIGAEAMMIPGTRSDMPALFARLEMGRKDKASKIVVVAEGEEPGEAFEIGKIIKEKYPNYDTRVSVLGHIQRGGKPTCMDRVLASRLGVAAVEVLRNGHRNEMVGLIHNDIIGTSFERSIKHNIDLNTDLLKVVEMLSL from the coding sequence ATGGCTAAGATCAAGAAAATAGGTGTATTTACGTCGGGAAGCGATTCGCCGGGTATGAATGCTGCCATAAGGGCGGTGGTGCGTACGGCTGTATTGTATGATTTAGAAGTTGTAGGCATACGCCGCGGTTATGAAGGGATGATTCAGGGTGATTTTACACCAATGAACCGCAAGTCTGTTTCGAATATTATTCAACGCGGAGGCACCATATTAAAAGCCGGCCGTAGCGAAGAATTCAAAACACCCGCCGGAAGAAAGAAAGCCTTTGAACAGTTAAAATCCCAAAATATTGACGGTCTGGTAGCTTTAGGTGGCAACGGTACCTTTATTGGTGCTAAAGACTTGGGGCGTGAGTATGATATGCCTATTATAGGTGTTCCTTGTACTATTGACAACGACCTTTTAGGTACCGATTTTACCGTTGGTTATGATACGGCAATAAACACCGCCATTGAAGCAATTGACAAGATACGGGATACTGCAGAATCGCACGACCGTTTGTTTATTGTGGAAGTAATGGGATCCGACTCCGGTTTGATAGCCCTGCGTGTAGGTATAGCTATTGGCGCCGAAGCGATGATGATCCCCGGTACACGTTCTGACATGCCCGCCCTGTTTGCGCGCTTAGAAATGGGCCGTAAAGACAAAGCTTCAAAAATTGTGGTGGTTGCCGAGGGGGAAGAACCGGGTGAGGCTTTTGAAATAGGTAAAATAATAAAAGAAAAATACCCTAACTATGATACCCGTGTATCAGTACTGGGCCACATACAACGTGGTGGTAAACCAACCTGTATGGACCGTGTGCTGGCCAGTCGGTTAGGTGTTGCCGCTGTAGAAGTGTTAAGAAACGGCCATCGTAACGAAATGGTTGGTTTGATACATAATGACATTATCGGCACCTCGTTTGAGCGTTCTATTAAACACAACATTGATTTGAATACCGACCTGTTAAAGGTGGTAGAAATGCTTTCGCTGTAA
- a CDS encoding protein-disulfide reductase DsbD family protein, which produces MFNIKVLLTKTVALLAFVLLLCLASAGEAKAQEPDTSGMVFTEITTTADSLADASKKDTQQVVKATQPVVASASAAKAPQSLWAIFLAGFVAGFAAFLMPCIYPMLPLTVSFFTKKAGSRTKGIFNSMLYGLSIIFIYVFIGILIAVIFGPTALNDLATNGIFNFLFFLLLIAFGVSFLGAFEITLPSSLANKLDENSDKGGLAGIFFMAATLVVVSFSCTGPLVGSVLIDAALKGERLGPAISMLGFSTALALPFTLFAMFPSALNSLPKSGGWLNSVKVILGFIEIAFALKFLSNVDLAYHWNIIDREVVLSIWIAISLLAGLYLIGKIRFAHDSPVEHLSVPRTFIAIGVFAFTVYLIPGMWGAPLKSISALLPPLSTQDFDISAGTAPVQSVSNSVSIKEKKYEELFRRLPKVKGIDEWYDFEQAKAVAREVKKPIMIDFTGWNCVNCRQMEQNVFPDAEVLKRLQNEFVMVQLVIDDKTALPEAEQFTSAVTKKRITTLGGKWLDFEIGTYNSNAQPFYVIVDENGQTLVPPQGAIFDIPEFIKYLDSGISAYKTLQAAKK; this is translated from the coding sequence ATGTTTAATATTAAAGTTTTACTGACTAAAACAGTTGCCTTACTGGCTTTTGTATTATTGCTGTGTTTAGCAAGTGCAGGCGAAGCAAAAGCCCAGGAGCCCGATACATCGGGTATGGTTTTTACTGAGATAACAACAACAGCCGATAGTTTGGCCGATGCCTCAAAAAAGGATACACAGCAGGTTGTAAAAGCAACTCAACCGGTTGTTGCATCTGCTTCGGCAGCAAAAGCTCCGCAATCATTATGGGCTATATTTTTAGCCGGCTTTGTTGCAGGGTTTGCGGCTTTTTTAATGCCGTGCATTTACCCTATGTTGCCGTTAACAGTATCATTCTTTACCAAAAAGGCAGGCAGCCGCACAAAGGGCATATTCAATTCAATGCTCTATGGCCTTTCCATCATATTTATATATGTATTTATAGGCATACTCATAGCCGTAATTTTTGGCCCAACGGCATTGAATGACTTGGCTACCAATGGCATTTTTAACTTTCTTTTCTTTTTATTGCTGATAGCATTTGGCGTATCATTCCTTGGCGCGTTTGAAATTACACTACCCAGCTCATTGGCCAATAAGTTAGATGAAAACTCAGACAAAGGCGGTTTAGCAGGTATATTCTTCATGGCGGCCACATTGGTAGTGGTGTCATTTTCGTGTACAGGCCCTTTAGTTGGTTCGGTATTGATCGATGCCGCGCTCAAAGGAGAGCGTTTAGGCCCTGCCATAAGCATGCTGGGTTTTTCAACAGCGCTGGCTTTACCGTTCACGCTTTTTGCCATGTTCCCGTCGGCACTAAACAGCCTGCCAAAATCGGGCGGTTGGTTAAACAGCGTTAAGGTAATATTAGGTTTTATTGAAATAGCCTTCGCTTTAAAATTCCTGTCGAATGTTGATCTGGCCTACCACTGGAACATCATTGACCGTGAGGTAGTGCTTTCCATCTGGATAGCTATATCCTTGCTGGCCGGTTTATACCTTATTGGTAAGATCAGGTTTGCGCATGACAGCCCGGTTGAGCACTTATCTGTTCCGCGCACATTCATCGCCATTGGTGTTTTTGCTTTTACAGTCTACCTGATACCCGGCATGTGGGGTGCGCCGCTAAAATCAATCAGCGCTTTGCTGCCGCCATTAAGCACGCAGGATTTTGATATATCTGCCGGAACAGCACCAGTGCAATCAGTAAGCAACAGCGTATCTATAAAGGAAAAAAAGTACGAAGAACTTTTCAGGCGCCTGCCAAAAGTGAAAGGTATTGACGAGTGGTATGATTTTGAGCAGGCCAAAGCAGTTGCCCGCGAGGTGAAGAAACCCATAATGATTGACTTTACCGGTTGGAACTGCGTAAACTGCCGCCAAATGGAGCAGAATGTTTTTCCTGATGCGGAAGTTTTGAAAAGATTACAAAACGAATTTGTAATGGTGCAGCTGGTGATAGATGATAAAACAGCTTTGCCGGAGGCTGAGCAATTTACATCGGCAGTTACCAAAAAGCGCATAACAACATTAGGTGGTAAATGGCTTGATTTTGAAATTGGTACTTATAACTCCAACGCCCAGCCTTTTTATGTAATTGTTGACGAAAACGGACAAACGCTTGTTCCGCCACAGGGGGCAATTTTTGACATTCCTGAATTTATAAAGTATCTGGACAGCGGAATTTCTGCTTATAAAACTTTACAGGCGGCAAAAAAATAA
- a CDS encoding protein-disulfide reductase DsbD N-terminal domain-containing protein, translating to MKKIMAVAAALIISFSAFAQIENPVKWAYAAKRTSATEATVFIKASIENGWHIYSQFIEEGGPIKTSFTFEPSKNYALVGKTIEPKAIAKFDKQFKMNIGFFENEVVFQQKVKLKAAGATTVKGKLEFMVCNDKKCLPPTEVEFVAPVPAK from the coding sequence ATGAAAAAGATAATGGCCGTTGCTGCCGCATTAATAATTAGTTTTAGCGCATTCGCTCAAATTGAAAATCCGGTAAAATGGGCTTATGCCGCAAAAAGAACCAGCGCTACTGAGGCGACTGTTTTTATCAAAGCCAGTATTGAAAACGGCTGGCATATTTATTCGCAATTTATTGAAGAAGGTGGCCCTATAAAAACTTCATTCACATTTGAACCTTCAAAAAACTACGCGTTAGTTGGCAAAACCATTGAGCCCAAGGCTATTGCCAAGTTTGATAAGCAATTTAAAATGAACATTGGCTTTTTTGAGAACGAGGTTGTTTTTCAACAAAAAGTAAAGCTGAAAGCAGCCGGTGCAACTACTGTGAAAGGTAAGCTTGAATTTATGGTATGTAACGACAAAAAATGTTTGCCGCCAACCGAAGTTGAATTTGTTGCACCTGTTCCGGCTAAGTAA
- a CDS encoding biotin--[acetyl-CoA-carboxylase] ligase — protein sequence MNVFWLSIIITLQNNIISGLFVGQNLLTLKEVDSTNNFLKSLLANSEPVIEGTVIMAERQFAGRGQHQNKWLSEPGKNLTFSLLLKPSFLNAVHQFDLTRAISVGVYEALYKVLGNEVKIKWPNDLYYGDRKLGGMLIENTLQGERINNSVVGIGLNVNQEEFSAEAVNATSVKQILHKDYDLRVLLSEICSQIQQYYLHLKAGKVELIRSEYLKRLYWLNQQKPFKAGDEVFSGVINGVAENGLLSVQKDGNSKLYNLKEIEFLNK from the coding sequence TTGAACGTTTTTTGGTTAAGCATTATTATAACATTGCAAAATAACATAATTTCAGGATTATTTGTTGGACAAAATTTACTGACACTAAAAGAAGTAGATTCAACCAATAATTTCCTAAAAAGTTTATTGGCAAATTCTGAGCCAGTAATAGAGGGTACGGTCATTATGGCAGAACGCCAGTTTGCGGGCCGTGGGCAGCATCAAAACAAATGGCTGAGCGAGCCCGGAAAAAACCTCACTTTTAGTTTATTGCTTAAACCATCGTTTTTAAACGCTGTCCATCAGTTTGATCTTACCCGCGCCATTAGCGTTGGCGTATATGAGGCGCTGTATAAGGTATTGGGTAACGAGGTTAAAATAAAGTGGCCCAATGATTTATATTATGGCGACAGGAAGCTGGGCGGCATGTTGATAGAAAACACCTTGCAGGGCGAACGCATCAATAACTCGGTTGTGGGTATTGGTTTGAATGTTAACCAGGAGGAGTTTTCCGCTGAGGCTGTCAACGCTACGTCGGTAAAGCAAATCTTACATAAAGATTACGATTTGCGGGTTTTATTGTCAGAGATTTGCAGTCAGATTCAACAATACTACTTACATTTAAAGGCAGGCAAGGTAGAGTTGATAAGAAGCGAGTATTTGAAACGTTTGTATTGGTTGAATCAGCAAAAGCCGTTTAAAGCCGGCGATGAAGTTTTTAGCGGTGTAATTAACGGAGTGGCCGAAAATGGCTTGTTGAGTGTACAGAAAGATGGGAACAGTAAACTGTACAATCTGAAAGAAATTGAATTTTTAAATAAGTGA
- the rsfS gene encoding ribosome silencing factor, whose product MVKNKAKNESAYISELAIHGIQEKKGNDIVRLDLRNINSSVADYFVICHADSTTQVKAIANSIEDEVFKATQQEPWRKEGLQHAEWILLDYVNVVVHVFRTDKREFYGVEELWGDAEIKSYKSA is encoded by the coding sequence ATGGTAAAAAATAAAGCGAAAAATGAATCCGCTTATATTTCTGAATTGGCCATACATGGCATACAGGAAAAAAAAGGGAACGATATTGTAAGACTTGACCTACGCAATATAAACAGCTCGGTAGCCGACTATTTTGTTATTTGCCATGCCGACTCAACCACCCAGGTAAAGGCAATTGCTAACAGCATTGAAGATGAAGTATTTAAGGCAACGCAGCAGGAACCCTGGCGCAAAGAGGGACTGCAGCATGCCGAATGGATATTGCTTGACTATGTAAACGTAGTTGTACACGTTTTCAGAACAGACAAGCGCGAGTTTTATGGTGTTGAGGAACTGTGGGGTGATGCTGAAATTAAAAGCTACAAAAGTGCCTAA
- the ftsH gene encoding ATP-dependent zinc metalloprotease FtsH, with product MKDNNAEKPKPQRKIPAKRITPKPPKFNFMWVYALVIATFIGIALFTGNTGGRGIDQKRFEDKMLKAGDVSYVEAYKGGDLVFVEVHIKKDSLKKPEYADARKSQNALSMNANAEPQYSFTSPSYELLQRSIDSAQKDLPESQQISIKYTQRESLLSNGLVQSVIMIVLFAAILMFIMRRMSGGAGGGPGGQIFNIGKSKATLFDKESQVSVTFNDVAGLEEAKQEVMEIVDFLRNPKKYTNLGGKIPKGALLVGSPGTGKTLLAKAVAGEAQVPFFSLSGSDFVEMFVGVGASRVRDLFRQAKDKAPCIIFIDEIDAIGRARGKNNIVGGNDERENTLNQLLVEMDGFGTDSGIIILAATNRPDVLDSALLRPGRFDRQVSIDKPDLIGREQIFKVHLKPVKLAEGVDAKKLSAQTPGFAGAEIANVCNEAALIAARKNKEAVDMQDFQDAIDRVIGGLEKKNKIISPEEKKIVAYHEAGHAIAGWFLEHADPLVKVSIVPRGVAALGYAQYLPKEQFLYTIEQLEDGMCMTMGGRVAEDITFGKISTGAQNDLERITKLSYAMVTIYGMNPKVGNVSFNDTQGEYQFNKPYSEKTSQLIDEEVRGQINAVYERTKQLLLDKREGLIKLAEKLLEKEILFQSDLEEILGKRPFDHRTTYDEFVNGPSESNQEPAAQSLTHEGVADHSGTFNRNPEEKEASGNE from the coding sequence ATGAAAGATAATAATGCTGAAAAGCCAAAGCCGCAAAGAAAAATTCCGGCTAAAAGAATAACACCCAAACCTCCGAAGTTTAATTTTATGTGGGTTTATGCCCTGGTGATTGCCACCTTTATTGGGATAGCCCTTTTTACAGGTAACACCGGTGGCCGCGGTATTGACCAAAAACGTTTTGAAGACAAGATGCTTAAGGCCGGAGACGTAAGCTACGTTGAAGCCTACAAGGGCGGCGATTTGGTTTTTGTTGAGGTACACATCAAAAAAGACAGCTTAAAAAAACCTGAATATGCTGACGCACGCAAATCGCAAAATGCGTTGAGCATGAATGCCAATGCCGAACCGCAGTATTCTTTCACTTCTCCGTCATACGAGTTGCTTCAAAGATCAATTGATAGCGCACAGAAAGACCTGCCCGAATCACAGCAGATCAGTATCAAATATACCCAACGCGAAAGCCTGCTTTCAAACGGCCTGGTTCAGAGTGTTATTATGATCGTACTTTTCGCTGCTATATTGATGTTCATTATGCGCCGCATGTCTGGCGGTGCGGGTGGTGGCCCGGGTGGTCAGATCTTCAATATTGGCAAGTCAAAAGCTACTTTATTTGATAAGGAATCTCAGGTATCAGTTACTTTTAACGATGTTGCCGGTTTGGAAGAAGCCAAGCAGGAGGTAATGGAAATTGTTGATTTCCTTCGCAATCCTAAAAAATACACCAACCTGGGTGGTAAAATACCTAAAGGCGCATTACTGGTAGGTTCGCCGGGTACAGGTAAAACCTTATTGGCAAAAGCCGTGGCAGGTGAAGCACAGGTGCCGTTCTTCTCCCTATCAGGTTCAGACTTTGTGGAGATGTTTGTGGGTGTTGGCGCATCACGCGTACGTGATCTGTTCCGCCAGGCTAAAGACAAAGCACCGTGTATCATTTTTATTGACGAGATAGATGCTATTGGCCGTGCCCGTGGTAAAAATAATATTGTAGGCGGTAATGATGAGCGCGAAAATACATTGAACCAATTGCTGGTTGAAATGGATGGTTTCGGTACAGATTCTGGTATCATTATCCTTGCGGCTACCAACCGTCCGGATGTATTAGACTCGGCTTTGTTACGTCCGGGCCGTTTTGACAGGCAGGTATCTATTGATAAACCCGATCTGATCGGTCGTGAGCAGATATTTAAGGTACACCTTAAACCGGTTAAACTGGCCGAAGGTGTTGATGCTAAAAAACTATCTGCCCAAACTCCTGGTTTTGCGGGTGCCGAAATTGCCAACGTTTGTAACGAGGCCGCTTTAATTGCAGCACGTAAAAACAAGGAAGCGGTAGATATGCAGGATTTTCAGGATGCTATTGACCGTGTGATTGGTGGTTTGGAGAAAAAGAACAAGATCATCTCTCCGGAGGAGAAAAAAATTGTTGCTTACCACGAAGCCGGGCACGCCATTGCAGGCTGGTTCCTGGAACACGCAGATCCGTTGGTTAAAGTATCTATCGTTCCGCGTGGTGTTGCTGCGTTGGGTTATGCGCAATACCTGCCAAAAGAACAATTTTTGTACACCATTGAACAACTGGAAGACGGCATGTGCATGACCATGGGTGGCCGTGTTGCCGAGGATATTACTTTCGGTAAAATATCAACCGGTGCGCAGAATGACCTGGAGCGTATTACCAAACTATCATACGCCATGGTTACCATTTATGGTATGAACCCTAAAGTTGGTAATGTATCCTTCAACGATACCCAGGGCGAATACCAGTTTAACAAACCATATTCTGAAAAAACCTCGCAATTAATTGATGAGGAAGTACGCGGACAGATCAATGCTGTTTACGAGCGCACTAAACAATTATTGTTAGATAAACGTGAAGGTTTGATCAAACTGGCCGAAAAACTTTTAGAGAAAGAGATCTTATTCCAGTCAGACCTGGAAGAGATATTAGGTAAACGTCCGTTTGACCACCGCACCACTTATGATGAGTTTGTAAATGGCCCGAGCGAGTCAAACCAGGAGCCTGCAGCGCAATCTTTAACACATGAAGGTGTTGCTGACCACTCCGGTACGTTTAACAGAAACCCCGAAGAGAAAGAAGCTTCAGGTAACGAATAA
- a CDS encoding LutC/YkgG family protein, which produces MKDITTSKEKLLKKIRQALLEKRDNPYPNLESLPHYPPPDDLLEVMFAEEFTAVAGQFSFCEDEVQFIENLLTLAEERNWHKIYCWEPALQQLLDQYEYPYFETDKDFEQAEVGFTLCEALIARNGSVLLSNAGMAGRRLSIYPPVHIVLAYTSQLVTDLKDGFKLIKDKYNGNLPSMITNVTGPSRTADIEKTLVLGAHGPKELFVFLLDK; this is translated from the coding sequence ATGAAAGACATCACTACATCAAAAGAGAAGTTACTTAAAAAAATACGCCAGGCGCTGTTAGAGAAACGGGACAACCCGTACCCTAACCTGGAGAGCCTGCCGCATTATCCTCCGCCTGATGACCTGCTTGAAGTGATGTTTGCCGAAGAGTTTACAGCCGTTGCCGGGCAGTTCTCTTTTTGCGAAGATGAAGTTCAATTTATTGAGAACCTGCTTACGCTGGCCGAAGAACGCAACTGGCATAAAATATACTGCTGGGAACCCGCCTTGCAGCAACTGCTTGACCAATATGAGTATCCCTACTTTGAAACGGATAAAGACTTTGAGCAGGCAGAAGTTGGCTTTACGCTATGCGAAGCATTAATAGCCCGAAACGGCAGCGTTCTATTATCAAACGCAGGCATGGCAGGCAGGCGTTTAAGTATTTATCCGCCGGTGCATATTGTACTGGCTTATACCTCCCAATTGGTTACCGACTTGAAAGATGGCTTTAAGCTCATCAAAGACAAGTACAATGGCAACCTGCCATCAATGATCACTAATGTAACCGGCCCAAGCCGCACAGCAGATATTGAAAAAACACTGGTATTAGGTGCCCACGGCCCTAAAGAACTGTTTGTATTTTTATTAGACAAGTAA
- a CDS encoding sensor histidine kinase, which yields MDDIKQIIILSTCIFLLAPLALIIYINAYNRRKKRHIEEQEHLKTAFKQELLKTQIEVQEQTLTDFSREIHDNITQVLSFVKLNLARVAKAVPDAEQKIEENRELIARAISDLRHLSKSLSFEHVMQQGLIKALEAETNRVNDSGLINIYLRIDGESYTLGEQRELILFRIFQETLNNALKYANAGKLNITLQYSEQLFNLTLEDDGVGFSPEELANNIGSGLKNMQNRAAMMGAVANIYSSPGNGCSINIALNPNTKQLYADGTPPNSIS from the coding sequence ATGGATGACATCAAACAAATAATAATCCTCTCCACCTGTATCTTTTTACTGGCTCCACTGGCATTAATTATTTATATCAATGCTTACAACCGCCGAAAAAAACGTCACATAGAGGAGCAGGAGCATCTTAAAACGGCATTTAAGCAGGAATTACTAAAAACGCAGATCGAAGTACAGGAACAAACGCTAACAGATTTTAGCCGGGAGATACACGATAATATTACCCAGGTACTGTCTTTTGTAAAACTTAATCTAGCAAGGGTAGCCAAAGCAGTGCCGGATGCTGAACAAAAAATAGAAGAGAACCGTGAGCTTATTGCACGGGCTATAAGCGACCTGCGCCACCTTTCCAAAAGCCTTAGCTTTGAGCACGTTATGCAACAGGGACTAATTAAAGCGCTGGAAGCAGAAACCAACCGTGTTAATGATAGTGGATTGATCAACATTTACCTGAGAATTGACGGTGAAAGCTACACTTTAGGCGAACAACGCGAGCTTATTTTATTTCGAATTTTCCAGGAAACTTTAAACAATGCGCTGAAATATGCCAACGCAGGCAAATTAAATATCACTTTGCAATATTCTGAACAATTGTTTAATTTAACCCTCGAGGATGATGGTGTGGGTTTTTCTCCTGAGGAGCTGGCAAATAACATCGGCTCAGGGTTAAAAAACATGCAAAATCGCGCGGCAATGATGGGCGCTGTAGCTAATATTTACAGCTCGCCCGGCAATGGCTGTAGCATAAACATCGCCCTGAACCCTAATACTAAACAATTGTACGCTGATGGGACCCCTCCAAATAGCATTAGTTGA
- a CDS encoding response regulator transcription factor, protein MGPLQIALVDDHKLFRSGIAAMVNDLNGYSIMFEAANGHELMRKISSKLKPDIILLDINMPQMDGISTAQWLRSNYPDVNIIVLSMFEDADKVLTMVKLGVKGYLLKDAEPHEFEQALSNVAQNEVYFPAFVTRHLISNFNKPVDTIKLNGREIEFLKLTGTELTYKEIADQMCVSVRTVDGYRDQLFDKLQIKSRVGLVLYAIKNKLIEV, encoded by the coding sequence ATGGGACCCCTCCAAATAGCATTAGTTGACGATCATAAACTATTTAGAAGTGGTATTGCCGCTATGGTGAATGATCTTAACGGCTATAGCATTATGTTTGAAGCCGCTAACGGGCATGAACTTATGCGAAAGATATCGTCTAAATTGAAGCCGGATATTATTTTGCTTGATATTAACATGCCCCAAATGGACGGCATCAGCACCGCGCAATGGCTGCGCAGCAATTATCCGGATGTAAATATTATTGTACTATCCATGTTTGAAGATGCCGACAAGGTGCTTACCATGGTAAAACTCGGTGTTAAAGGATATTTGCTGAAAGATGCAGAACCCCATGAATTTGAGCAGGCTCTTAGTAACGTAGCTCAAAATGAAGTTTACTTTCCCGCTTTTGTAACACGACACCTCATCAGCAATTTTAACAAGCCTGTTGATACCATTAAGCTGAACGGCCGTGAAATAGAATTTCTGAAACTCACCGGCACCGAACTTACCTATAAGGAAATTGCCGACCAAATGTGTGTAAGCGTGCGCACGGTAGATGGCTACCGCGATCAGCTTTTTGATAAACTACAGATAAAAAGCCGCGTTGGGCTGGTGCTTTATGCCATAAAAAACAAATTAATAGAAGTGTGA
- a CDS encoding PA0069 family radical SAM protein gives MAHQENPEFFKGRGAQVNTDNKFLKRKYVLDHIEGLDEPLLENSATQLFEETPKKIVSESNSPDLSHMYSINPYQGCEHGCIYCYARNSHEYYGFSAGLDFERKIVVKRNAPELLEQYFNKKNYQPVTIMLSGNTDCYQPIERKLKITRRLLELFLQYKNPVSIITKNNVILRDLDIIEELAKLNLIHVNMSITSLNEQLRQKLEPRTVTASGRLGVIQKLSEKGVPVRVMAAPVIPGLNSNELPDIIKAAADRGALSAGFTIVRLNGSIAEIFTDWIHKAFPDRAEKVLNAIRSCHGGNLNDSDFGRRMSGDGQIAQSIHQLFKMACNRFLANREMPPLNHSLFVPKSGKQITLF, from the coding sequence ATGGCACATCAGGAAAATCCGGAATTTTTTAAGGGACGCGGGGCGCAGGTAAACACCGACAATAAGTTTTTAAAACGAAAATACGTTTTAGACCATATTGAAGGCCTGGATGAGCCTTTATTAGAAAACAGCGCCACACAGCTATTTGAGGAAACGCCGAAGAAGATTGTAAGCGAATCAAACAGTCCTGATCTGAGTCACATGTATTCCATTAACCCCTACCAGGGATGTGAGCATGGCTGTATATACTGTTACGCCCGTAACAGTCATGAATATTATGGTTTTAGCGCCGGCCTTGATTTTGAGCGAAAAATAGTAGTGAAGCGTAACGCGCCCGAACTGCTGGAACAATATTTTAACAAGAAAAACTATCAGCCGGTAACCATTATGCTCTCCGGTAATACCGATTGTTACCAACCCATTGAACGTAAATTAAAAATAACCCGCCGACTGCTTGAGCTATTTCTGCAGTATAAAAACCCGGTAAGTATCATTACAAAAAACAACGTAATCCTGCGCGATCTGGATATAATTGAAGAACTGGCTAAGCTCAATCTCATTCATGTAAATATGTCCATCACTTCATTAAACGAGCAGTTACGCCAAAAGCTGGAGCCACGCACCGTAACAGCCAGCGGGCGTTTAGGCGTTATACAAAAACTATCAGAAAAAGGGGTACCGGTAAGGGTAATGGCCGCGCCCGTAATACCCGGATTGAACAGCAATGAACTACCTGATATTATCAAAGCAGCTGCCGACCGCGGCGCCTTATCTGCCGGGTTTACCATTGTTAGGCTGAATGGCAGCATTGCCGAAATATTTACCGACTGGATACACAAAGCCTTTCCAGACAGGGCAGAAAAAGTTTTAAATGCTATTCGCTCCTGCCATGGTGGTAATTTAAACGACAGTGATTTTGGCAGGCGCATGAGTGGCGACGGACAAATAGCGCAATCCATACACCAATTGTTTAAAATGGCTTGCAACAGATTTTTAGCCAACAGGGAAATGCCACCTCTTAATCACAGTTTGTTTGTACCCAAAAGCGGTAAGCAGATTACCTTGTTTTGA
- a CDS encoding shikimate kinase, which translates to MKIFFVGFMGCGKTTWGRKLANRLEYDFVDLDKVFEEKVGTSITQYFEEHGQDAFRLLESKILKETEYAENVVVSTGGGLPVFFDNMEWMNANGQSIYIKLTPATLAERLDKGKTTRPLILGKHGEELVAFITEKLAERESFYEKATHIVNGIEMTPDSLAELVTK; encoded by the coding sequence ATGAAGATATTTTTTGTGGGTTTTATGGGATGCGGCAAAACCACCTGGGGCCGCAAGTTGGCCAACAGGCTGGAGTATGATTTTGTTGACCTTGATAAGGTTTTTGAAGAAAAGGTTGGCACTTCCATAACCCAATATTTTGAAGAGCATGGGCAGGACGCGTTCCGCTTGCTGGAATCCAAAATTTTGAAAGAAACGGAATACGCCGAAAATGTAGTGGTATCTACAGGCGGAGGATTGCCGGTATTTTTTGATAACATGGAATGGATGAATGCCAACGGCCAAAGCATCTACATCAAACTAACACCTGCAACACTGGCTGAGCGTTTAGATAAGGGTAAAACCACACGCCCGCTTATATTAGGCAAGCATGGCGAGGAACTGGTTGCTTTTATAACCGAGAAGCTTGCTGAACGAGAAAGCTTTTATGAAAAAGCTACTCACATTGTTAACGGCATTGAAATGACTCCCGATTCATTAGCCGAATTAGTTACTAAGTGA